The following are encoded in a window of Danio aesculapii chromosome 12, fDanAes4.1, whole genome shotgun sequence genomic DNA:
- the tut1 gene encoding speckle targeted PIP5K1A-regulated poly(A) polymerase, whose translation MELDKDIQTTQKGFNCNLCHVNIPNRPSLEDHVKGKKHQHLLRLRAQRKAQEENSVFVSGFKADTSQTELKEYFQQFGLVTDVIMDKQKGVYAIVEFSESQDVQTTLAQPQHQLNGLKLRVKPREKKEFKLASRGKQDCKNTLISLDKLNFELCKAMSVNEQIQKVVESLELKDNEKKVRDLLVQLLQEVFTEFFPECQIVPFGSSVNTFGLHSCDLDLFLDLENTKVFQARAKSSEQTGENQSEDCRSEDSILSDIDLSTASPAEILELVAVILRKCVPGVHKVQALSTARLPVVKFSHKELNLQGDITINNRLAVRNTTFLQLCSGIDSRLRPLVYTIRLWAKQKQLAGNLSGPGPLLNNYALTLLVIFFLQNRDPPVLPSVNQLKNMACEEEECAIEEWDCTFPSLPFSVPPSRNTEDLCTLLFGFFIFYSKFDFPASVVSLRDGHVLPITDFLKSDMEALKTADASSPKPKRSSAPRLGPMNVLDPFELNHNVAGNLNERTQKNFKRECCEAEKYCRSLQYQRKSAKGKSWGLVRLFAPQSEAAAASQPRAEKVLEVCIPFKPASLPESLRAQLALAGKDFRGLWFAEVCSTVQKVFNEILLCSPTEETQSLDKTDKSGSEMEVNNNRSLEDTSVQVKGEAGKKRPLSVEEGPSTSTVTQAKRQRLDVDLEHPEPLHWTWTQRSRVWAGRRKVRRDLLKISDEASKPEGGCVDMESRVTQSIVEKEEKLHDALEFKVDAEVVGGNESTKVVLRFHPSNDTTGVFQDFFHFLESFLPKMAETIMSRAEDITDMS comes from the exons ATGGAGCTCGACAAAGACATCCAGACAACTCAAAAGGGATTTAATTGCAACCTCTGCCATGTTAATATACCTAACA GGCCCAGTCTGGAAGATCATGTTAAAGGAAAGAAACACCAGCATCTCCTGCGCCTCAGAGCTCAGCGGAAAGCTCAGGAGGAAAACAGTGTGTTTGTGAGCGGCTTTAAAGCAGACACCTCTCAGACTGAGCTGAAGGAGTATTTCCAACAGTTTGGATTGGTGACGGATGTCATCATGGACAAACAGAAG GGTGTGTATGCTATAGTTGAGTTCTCAGAGTCTCAGGATGTTCAGACAACTCTGGCAcaaccacagcatcagctcaatGGACTCAAGCTCCGTGTCAAACCCAGAGAGAAGAAAGAGTTCAAGTTGGCCAGCAGAGGGAAACAAGACTGCAAAAACACCCTGATCAGCCTGGACAAACTCAACTTTGAGCTCTGCAAGGCTATGTCT GTAAATGAGCAGATACAGAAAGTGGTGGAGAGTTTGGAGCTGAAGGACAACGAGAAGAAAGTGAGAGATCTTCTTGTTCAGCTGCTGCAGGAAGTCTTCACAGAGTTCTTTCCAG AATGCCAAATTGTGCCCTTTGGATCCTCTGTGAACACATTTGGGCTTCACTCATGCGATCTTGATCTGTTCCTTGACCTTGAGAACACCAAAGTATTTCAAGCTCGTGCAAAGTCTTCCGAACAG ACAGGAGAGAACCAGTCTGAGGATTGTCGTTCTGAAGACTCCATTTTGTCTGACATTGACCTGTCCACTGCCTCTCCTGCTGAAATTTTGGAGCTGGTTGCTGTTATATTGAGGAAGTGCGTTCCTGGTGTTCACAAAGTACAGGCGCTCAGCACTGCTCGACTTCCTGTGGTCAAGTTCAGTCACAAGGAGCTCAACCTCCAAGGAGACATCACCATCAACAACAG ATTGGCTGTAAGGAACACAACATTTCTGCAGTTGTGTTCAGGTATTGACTCCAGACTCCGACCCTTAGTCTACACCATCCGTTTATGGGCTAAGCAGAAACAACTAGCAG GGAACTTGTCCGGTCCAGGTCCATTATTGAACAATTACGCTCTTACGCTGCTTGTGATCTTCTTCCTTCAGAATCGAGACCCTCCTGTGCTTCCTTCTGTCAATCAGCTCAAGAACATGGCCT GTGAGGAAGAAGAGTGTGCTATTGAGGAATGGGATTGCACATTTCCTAGCCTGCCCTTTAGTGTACCGCCCAGCAGAAACACTGAAGATCTCT GCACTTTGCTTTTTGGATTCTTCATCTTTTACTCCAAGTTTGATTTCCCTGCATCAGTGGTGTCTCTGAGAGATGGCCACGTGCTGCCGATCACAGACTTCCTAAAAAGTGACATGGAAGCATTAAAAACTGCAGATGCCTCTAGCCCCAAACCAAAGCGTTCTTCAGCTCCAAGACTGGGCCCTATGAATGTCCTTGATCCATTTGAGCTAAACCACAATGTGGCGGGAAACCTTAATGAGCGAACACAGAAGAACTTCAAGAGGGAGTGCTGCGAGGCTGAGAAGTACTGTCGCAGTCTGCAGTACCAGCGCAAATCAGCCAAGGGCAAATCCTGGGGCCTTGTGCGACTCTTTGCACCGCAGAGCGAAGCTGCAGCCGCTTCACAGCCCAGAGCTGAGAAGGTTTTGGAAGTCTGCATCCCTTTCAAGCCAGCCAGTCTCCCAGAATCCTTGCGTGCCCAGCTGGCTTTGGCTGGGAAGGATTTTCGGGGTCTCTGGTTTGCAGAGGTCTGCTCTACTGTGCAGAAGGTGTTTAATGAAATCTTACTGTGTTCACCCACAGAGGAGACTCAAAGTTTGGACAAAACTGATAAAAGTGGAAGTGAAATGGAGGTAAATAATAACCGGAGTCTAGAAGATACTAGCGTTCAAGTGAAAGGTGAAGCCGGTAAGAAGAGGCCTCTTTCAGTGGAGGAAGGTCCATCAACCTCCACCGTTACACAAGCGAAAAGACAAAGACTAGATGTTGATCTGGAGCACCCAGAGCCACTCCACTGGACTTGGACTCAGAGGAGCCGTGTTTGGGCAGGCCGACGGAAAGTGCGGAGAGATCTCTTGAAGATCAGCGATGAGGCATCCAAACCTGAAGGAGGCTGTGTTGATATGGAGAGCAGGGTGACGCAGAGCATTGTGGAGAAAGAGGAGAAACTTCACGATGCGTTGGAGTTCAAAGTGGACGCTGAGGTTGTTGGAGGGAATGAAAGCACTAAGGTTGTCCTCCGTTTCCACCCGAGCAATGATACTACAGGCGTCTTTCAAGATTTCTTCCATTTTCTGGAGTCCTTCCTGCCTAAGATGGCAGAGACAATCATGAGCAGGGCAGAGGACATTACAGATATGTCGTAA